TGAACACCAATTGAAATCAATCAGCAACCGatacaagattgcaagcaatcaaTCACGAATACACGTTGTCAATACGGCAAACCACAAACAGACTGACAGAGGAACAGCAGCAGTAGCAGACAAGAAACAGAATATAAATGAGTTCACATTGCAAATCACCATGAAAGCACACAGCTTCCTACCAAGAATGCTGCACAACCTAACTTGTAGGGAGGGTCTCCTTAATTGACTCTTAAACAAACTAGAAAATCAGATTTGAGGACTGATTGTGGGAGGATAAGGAAAAAACGAAAAGCAGAGTATTGAATCCAATTCAGATAAATCAGATTTGAAGGAGAtctgctctgatatcatgttagatgACCACTGTACCTAAAAGCTGAAGCTGTTAGGTTCTGGGCCAACAGTGTATATCAAGCTTTGACAGAGGGCTATAAATAGCCGTGTAGCGCTATTATTAGCCAACAACACTATTTGATTAGCAAAATAAAGTTTTTGTTCTAGCCCTATTTGCAGGAAATCCTATATTTAGGACAGGATTAACCCCTGTTAATACCTTCAATACCCTCGACTTCTGTTCTACATAAGTTTTGTACAATGTAAGAGATTTGAAGATCTTTTCAGTTCGGTTTCAGTTTACTTATAACGGGAAACGTTGGAGTCATTTTGATGGAAAATTTTTGGAATATAAAACCTTGATAATAGGTTTCTGTGCATGAAATAACACAATTGGGAAAAATATTGTGATTTAAGCATTTGGTTTTATATTAATATGATTCCTTGTCAACCAGTAAAAGAAATGTTTGATGGAGTTTTATAAAATTGTTAAAGGGGATGAGAGACAAGGCCTGCACTAGGAGAATTACAACTTGAATATAAGAATTCAATCTTGAATGAGAATTATCTAAAGCAAGACTAATGATATTAAGGACAAGTGACGCATGAGTTTGCTCCCATAAGTGGTATATGCAGTGCCTAATAGCTGGTGTAATTTAGCCTTCTTTCAAAATTGCTGAGAATATAGTTGGGGCAGATCTGCTTAAGGTGCTCAGGAGTTTCATGTTAATGGCATTATCCCCAAGagtatgaatttgaattttatcACCTTTGTTTCCTAGAAAGGTTGTTCTGTAgttagtaaattttttttaagaaaaagaattATATTAACGCTGGAACGAGAAGGTGCAAAGAAGGGAGGACAAGACGTCCTCCAAGAAGAGAGTTACTTATTTTCGGTCTATTAGCTTGACTACAAGTGTTTGTATGATCATTGCTGAGGTTCTTGTGATAGGATTGTAGTGGAGATAACGAACACCATTTCTAGTTCTCTGGCGGCTTTTGTGAGAGGTAGGTATAATAAGGTTTCAGCATTTTTAGAATGTTTTCTTTGGATAGtagattttcaatatttttttgaatGAGGTCTTTGTGTTGATATCATATACTTATGGAGGCACCTAACCCTTATAAGTGATGAGGATTATGGTGTCGAGCATAAAAATAAGGGCAGAAGAAGGGAAAACTGATGAAGCTTTTCCCCTGCTATTTGAAGGTGTGAAATCATGATCATAGCTTCCTGTTGTGATTAAAGTTTCTTCTATAAACTAATGCTTAAAGGGAAAGAAATTAACATTCTTGCGGAATCAATGTGCTTTGAGTATAACTTATTTACAGTCTGCTACGCACATATTTTGTTGAGTTTCAGATGGACTGCAGTAACTGGTAGGTTTCTTAGTAGAAAATTTTGCATTGTGAATAATAGTTGTTAATAGAATTTGCAAGTACTTGGCACTGACTCTAGTTTAAACTCATTAGTCTGACGGTTAACGCAGTTCAATATCTATTCATGTGAAACTTTGAAAGATTGTGTAAAAAAGGCTTCTGTTAAAGAACCACTCATTTGTTGATATTTAATGTTGTTTCTCCAGTTGTATATGGAATCATTACAAGATTTACTTGCACCAGAAAAGATTAATATCCCTATTGTTGAGGACTCCAAGAATGGGGAAATCTCGTTGCCTGGAGCTGCAGTTGTTAAAGTTCAGGATCTTGACCACTCTCTGCAACTGCTTCAAGTTGGCGAAGCCAACCGTCATGCAGAAAATACAAAACTGAATACAAATTCCTCACGTAGCCATGCAATCCTTATGGTGAGTCATATAGAAGTTCAGATTTTTTGTTCCTATGTTTCTTTTAAtctgtagaaaatattttttgtacttTAAAGTTCACAAATTTTGTCACTTCAATGAGAACTAAAGCCCTTTTTGTTCTATAGGTTAATGTTCGGAGATCTTTCTCTGAAAGAGTGGACAATGAGATTGTTTCTCAAGAGAAGCACATAAAGAGAGAATTATATGGTGGCAATGGCATACATACAGTTCGCAAAAGCAAACTGCTGATTGTGGATCTTGCGGGATCTGAAAGATTAGACAAATCAGGTGCAGTTGGCTACAGTATGGTGCCAATATGCTCCATGGCCTGGAAACCCAttgtgatttatttatttattttattgtttttgttctttaaaatttcttttggtTTCAAcgcatttttttgttttttaccaTTAGCCATTCTTACGTGTATAAACTGGATTCAGGATGACATTTTTGATGTACAGGCTAAATGTGCTATAGCTGAAAGTGTAATGtgaaaatcaatttcaaaattaTCTGGTAAAATGGATTCTGGCTATGCAATATTTTTTTACTATTAAATTATTCACATCTTATTTCACATGTTGCAGGCAGTGAAGGTCACTTGCTCGAAGAGGCTAAATTTATTAATCTTTCCCTTACTTCACTTGGGAAATGTATAAATGCATTGGCTGAAAACAATGCACACATACCTACTAGAGATTCCAAGCTAACGAGATTGCTTCGAGATTCATTTGGAGGTTATACCAGTGTTTTCACTCATTTGTATTTCTTAAATGCTTtgttttttatatatgataaaatacatTTAAGTTCTCAAAATTGAGTGTTTATTatttatcatcattattattactgttactactactactactactactactactactacagtAAAAAAATATGTTGCAGGCTTGAAGCTTTTTTCCCGTTTTTCTTGCCAGATGCAGCTTTTCCTTGTCAGTTGTCTTTCTGTTTGACTTTGTATTTTTTCCACCTTAAGCTTCAATCAATGAAAAGTTTGCAACTTATTTTCTGATGCACTTTAGAGGAGAAAGCCTGACTCATATTGAGTTATTCACTGTCCTGTGATTCAAAATTCAATACTCCGTAACTCTCCACAGGTTTCTTTTGTGAAAAGGGATAGGATTGATAGGCTAAGGTAACTGGATACTTTCAAAACTACATTACTTCCAGTGTGAAATTgcagaaagaaaaagaaaaacataggGAGGTTACTTTTGtcttttttttatttctgatCTGTCTCTCTTTTAAATTCAGTTAATAAGACTACATTTAGATCAGTTAATGAACTAACTGATTGGTCTAAAACACCAATTGTTTGTTTTTATTGGAAGAAAGGCACTTTTTATGCTTGTCAAGCCATTTTGAAAAGAAGAATAAACCATCTATAAATCTATTGAATTTTAGTAacattaatttttgattttttgctTCTTTATAGTTCTTTTGTATGAAACAAATGATCTATCAGAGTTTCGTGTCATTTTCAAAAAGATTTGATGGGACCTTAGAAGCAAGAAGGAAAAAAATTCTAAGAAATTTCCCTAATAATTTCTAGAAGATAATACAAATTGAATTTCAAGGTCTTCTTTGTGAAAACCTGGTAAGAATCGATGATGTCTACTCATTTTTTACTGGAActctcacatgcacacacactcacatacACATACAATTCTGTGTATGGTTATATATTGGTTGCTTCCTTTCCTAGACACTCCAAATCTTTGAACCCTATGGTAAGGACTTTCTCTTCCTCATCCCCGACTTGCTCCTGCCCTCCCCCTCCTGTTTCTACTGATgtggaacttttttttttttttttttcgatttcaTGTtgaaatgattaatgttttttaCAAATTGTTTTACGATTTTAACACACATTAGATTAAATCTATGATCAATTTATGCACAATATTTGGTTTTTACCCttgtttaattatatttttcaaatatgaatatTGCAAAAATAATTGAATgtaatgaaattttatttatttatttttagctATGGCTTTGGCTGTGATATTCATAGATTAGACATTTTACATGAAGTGGTGTAAGGACTTTCTCATCCTCATCCCTGACTTGCTCCTGCCCTCCCCCTCCCGTTTCTACTGATgtggaacttttttttttttttgatttcatgttgaaatgattaatgttttttaCAAATTGTTTTATGATTTTAACACACATTAGATTAAATCTATGATCAATTTATGCACAATATTTGGTTTTTACCCttgtttaattatatttttcaaatatgaattttgcaaaaataattgaatgtaatgaaattttatttatttatttttagctATGGCTTTGGCTGTGATATTCATAGATTAGACATTTTACATGAAGTGGTGTATTGATTGTGCTGGTGTTTCAAATATTGGCATGTAGTTATGTACAATTGTTGGCACaatttagtgaaaaataatgattgCATTTGTAACTTAAACATGCATGCAACAACATACTACTAATTACTAAAGGCTTTTACTTGTGCCTCTTGGTGCATGTTTCTATGTTTCCACATGCCATAATCTGGCTGAATGTATTAGTGAGCTGTCAAATTTGATGATCACCTTTCCTATTCCTATatatttaaagaaattttctaatttataaattctactaaaattttttaattatttttttgttttattttctttcaacTCAACATCTTTCACTAGGTTCCTGAACCATTTCTTTCTCATGGAGGACCACATTTTTTAAACAATGAAAGTTATGTTGCCAATGATGGAATGGATATCAACTATCAAATCCTAGTTTTACAAGATATCGAATTTTTGGATTGTGGGGAAGAATTCCGTATCCAGGAAAATGCATGTGTACAGGTATATACCTGTGTATATATAGAGATGAAAAGTTTGGTTGGGCAAGTAGAACAATTTGTGTTGATAAAAATTAGAGAGGGAACTTCTGAAATCTCTGGCTATATCCGCAGTAGGGAAAATGATAAAGCTGCATTCGTGCAGTTGTTCAATCGCTTACAAAGGCTGAGATTATTAAGTGTGAGTTCGGGCTTTGGTGGGGTTAGGATGCTTGGAATGGTAATGGGTAGTATCATTGAGAAAGATAAAGAAATTGTCTCCAAACTGAATGAAACGGCTTTTAATAGGTATAAGTAGATGAATAGGACTAGTACTAGCAACACCTAATAGGAAGAATGCACTTTTTAACAATTGTAACTTTTTCTAATGGCACTTATACAATAAATTTTCAATCTCATTTTTATGTTTAGTTTCTTATACAAAAATTCTGATTCAAAAACCTTTCCATCCAAATCTGtttcttgtgcaatcaatttaggaaaattattatcttattaatttttTGGTTCTATTTCTGTTGATTTTtgatttaaaatcatttttggttTTATTTAAACAGGCTCTGCAAGGACATCGTTAATAATAACAATTGGGCCATCTGCACGACATCATGCTGAAACCACTAGCACAATAATGTTTGGTCAGCGGGTGAGTATGGTAAAAGACTTTCTGATCAAGTTATTTGGGAATACCCAAAAACCACATTTATTTTTTTCATCGTGTTATTTGAAAATACAGCAGTCAGCAGTAATATGGGTGATGTGTTATTATCTGACCTGCATGTGATATATGATTGTGGTACAGTCTTTCAATATTTTAGTTTCTGTGATGCTCAGCTGCTGATCATATGCCTGTGAATAAATGTtatcttttggtattttctccTTCAAAATGGAACTGCATTGATGTGAAAAGGTTTCCATGAAATAAGTGTTGCTCTTATTCTTAATAGAAATGTGATATTTCAAGGCAGTGACTTATCTTGTGCCTTTTGCAGGCAATGAAAATAGAAAACATGTTGAAACTTAAAGAAGAATTTGATTATGAAAGTCTATGTCGGAAGCTTGAGAACCAGTTAGACCAACTCACTGTAGAAATTGAGAGGCAGCAAAAATTGAGAGAAACTGACAAAAGTGATATGGAAAAGAAGATTAGGGAGTGTCAAAACTCCTTAGCCGAGGCTGAGAAGAGTCTGCTGAGAAGGTCTGAGGTAGTTACCCACCACTGATATATTATTTTGCAATTTTAAATAATGAAATGCCACTCTGTAATGCCTAGGGTAGTCTTAGTTTCACACTTTTTTGTTATTTTggtttatttttaatattttttatttacttatttgtgCTTTGCAATTTTTATCTAATGCGATTATTTAATGCCTAGAGTAGTAATTCATTTTGGTTTATCTATAATATTTGTGCACCtggttatttttttattgtattgtCAGTATCCTCTTTTTGAATATGTCTTGTACTAGCAGTTTTTAGAGGACAAATACTCGTCTGGAATTGGAGATGAAAATATCTAACTGAGTTGAATCGTTAGAAGGATCATAATGATGAGGTTGCACATCCAGAGTTTAAACTTTAAAACAGGGCAaagtttttccttttctttagaCAGAACTTTACCTTGTCTCTCTTTGTCACTTTTCTTTTTGTAGTTCATGCCATTAATTTTATCTTTTAACACAAGAAAAAAActggaaaataaaaggaaatgaaAGTATGAGCATTAACAGCGTTAGACTGATTTGTCATTAACTTTGCTGGCTGCTCCTTGGCACCACTCATTAATAAGCATTTGTATTAGTAATAAGTACTTGTCGTAAATAAGTAGCGTCTGGTATCTTATGGGAAAAATATCTTTAGAAAAACTTCAAATAAGAGGATTTTTGACAAATGGTGGGAGTTGCTTATAGTTTTTTGTAAGAGGTTGAGAAGTATCTACTTATATTTATAATATAGTAATATTTTGAATgtcataatattataataaaaatataatattatcataaatatattttattattatagtatatttatactattatatttttACAGCAATATAATagtatattttataaattatgaTCCTATAATATTGTAATAAAATGGcactatttataatatttaataatataatttaacaATATAGCAATGTACTAAATGTCCTCTTAAATTTCTATATCATATTATTGAAATagccctatttataatatttaataatacaATATAAGAATATAGCAATGTACTAAATATCCTCTTAAAtttctatataatattattaaatattatagctatatatgattatatattattttcatattgcAAGTTACACATTAATATTTTGTTATGTAAATTATTAATCAAATCAATGCTTATTTTCTAAAATTGTTAAATATTTCTTTAATCCGTCAGCAATTATTAGTAGATCTTATAAAGTTAGTACTTTTTCTAATTCAGCACTTAATAATAAATGGTACCAAAGCTTTAAAAATTTCTTGCTCTCTCTTTTAGTGCATGGTTACTAAGAGATAAATTCAATTAAACCCACAAGTACATCATCCTATGAAGTGTTTGGTCTATCATATATGTATAGATTCCCAAActgttttttggtttttctttATTGTCTTTGTTTCTTGCTTTATAAGGTTTTGCTATCTCATATTAGGATCAGTGCATTTTGGTTACCAAAATTTTTTGACCCACATGGACCTGAGCACTAATATTGATGTTTTGGCTGTTAGTAGCATCACCAGCTTGAAAATTCTAAATACCAGAAAGTACTCATGGATACCACTCAGATGTATGAGAAGAAAGTTGCTGAGTTGATTAAGCAATTGGAAGATGAGCGTGCTCGCTCCATGAGTGCTGAAGAACAGTTGAATGTGATGAAGAATCTTTTAAGCAATCATCAAGATTCAACTCAGGTTAACCATCTATGTATTTATTATTAGGAAGGATACTTGGTTATGTTTTCGGTTTTATGTTCAATCTCTTTGTCCATTCTTTTAGTTGTGTCCTTGGTGCGATTTCTTTTCCTGTAAAAAGGAAATTTGACTTTCTCTTGGAGGCATTGTTTTTAAAGGTCCTCTTTGTCTCACAGaatctctacttgtattttgaTCCATATTTGAGTATCTGCATAGAAGTTCAGCTTTCCCGCCTGAAGTTTTTGGTAATGTAAAGACGACTCAAATGCTATCTTTTCTTAGCAGAAACATCAGATGGAAATTTCCGCATACCAAAAAGCACTTGCAGACACCACTCAAATGTATGAGAAGAAAATAGCGGAGTTGTTGAAGAAGCAACTGGAGGATGTGCATGCCCATTCTATAGGTGTTGAAGAAAAACTGAATGTGGTAAAGAAGCTCCTCATTAACCAAAACTTACACAGGTCAAATTTGTGTTTGTTATGTCATTAAACACACAGGCATGCACTATGTGCATGTGTGTATATGTAGACTAACTCCCCCTTCATGTCGGCGCATGTGGAGAGATAATTAAACAATGAATAAAACTCATTATGGGGAATAAGATAATTTTCAACAAACAAATGATTAAATTAATGCAGGCAACTAGAACAGAATTCAGGACCCCTTGGCAAttgtggctctaataccatgttaagtCGCCACTTAATGTAAAAGCTTGAGTAACTTGGCTTGTTTGCTTCTATGTTTTATTTTCAGTTTCCCTCTAGTCCCTGTAATGTTCATTGTGTTTTGTTGAGGTTTTCAATTAATGGGAAATTTTGATGTCCCATCAAAACTGGAAGGATACATTTCTTTTTGATGGCCTTTAGTTGAGTTCATATGATGATAGTGATGACATatccaaataaaataaatgataaattgtCTTGTATTTTTAAATGTGTATGTGTTTGCCTTAACAATTTATTAAAGCTCGGgcattttataaattttatgtcTAATTTATTTGCCAATAGTTGTCATCTCTCTGTAATACAGGACAAACTCTCTTATTAAAATTCTTCGTAGGATACTGGACAACATATTTTTCGATGATGTTCAAATGTTCAATACTGAATTGCATGATTTTTGCTCATTTATTGTTCCTATTTGCTTGTGGAACTGCAGCTTGCTTTCATTGCGATCCTTCAGCTTCATGGctccatttttttttgtttttttttattttctctattttttcgcTGTATCAAGTTGAAGACATGATGGACTATGGTAATTTGTGCCTTGTGTAATATGTATACACATAGCAGAACACAGTTGTGAagacaaaaaaattattattagacaagacttttttttttggggggggggggggggaacaggGGGGAGGCCTTATGATTCAGCATTGAACTTATGTATTATTGGAAGACAAACAGGTGCGAAAGGAGATTATTAGCATCCTTTAGCAGCCAAGCCCCAATTTAGcagttttgtttttttgttttttgtttttttgatatCAGAGACACTGAAGTTCTCATGGAAGACACCACATCATTACCATTATCACATGGATTTTAATTCATTTTGATGTACATCTGCTTTATGCCTTTTTTCCCTATTTAAAACCAATAAATCAATGCCTATATCATTCTCTTGGAAAACTCTATTTGAGTGCCTTGTATCTCTTACATTTTTCAAtgttaaatgattttttttttcctagggGAATGAGTAATGATtaacttttgaattttccttAAAGAGTCAGAAGCAGGAAGAGATTAATGAACTAACTGTGAAGTTACGAGACAAGTGTCAACTATATGAAGATCTTTTATCAGAAAAGGTAGGTTGGATTTTGATGCTAAATAAATCTGTGGATTTTCCTTTATCATAAAGGTAATTTCTTTGTCATAAGGATAGAATAAAAAAGTCTTATCACTTATAGAACTCTTGAAGATGACTGCTCTGTGAGAAATTTTCTGTTTAGGTTTTGGCTTGAATAGCTTGCTATTTTGTTAATGGCAATCTTTATTTGTTTTCTCAACAATTTGGATTCTTAAGGAAACATTAAAAGAGGAAATTCATGGTGTGAGGCAAGAGCTTTTAGTTGAAGAGAAGCAAAGGAAGACTGTTGAAAATGAGCTAGTCAGGATAAAGAAGCTTTTACCTCAAAATGATGATGAAGGCGAGGTAAGTTGTTTCATTCTGGTTCATAGCTCACAAGTATCATCCATGTTTTGAAATcttacatattttttatttttcagcaggaaaagaagttatatttgAAGGAAAATATAGGCAGAGAATCTTTAGCTTTGACTCGAATGATTCTGCACAAGCCAAACCAAGCAGTGGAGACAGTATCTTCTCAGAGGGCTACAATTACACAGATGTGCAAAGAAGGCAAGATCTATTTATAATAAAGCCATGTTATTACATTTGACGTGTTTCCTTTTCGTTGATTTGGCTTCTTGAAATATATTGATTTACAAGTTGTTTGGGCTCTCATATAGTTGGTCTTCAAAAGATATTAGCTTTATTATCATCTGAAGATATAGATGTCCAAATCAATGCTGTGAAGATGGTGGCCAATCTTGCTTCTGAAGGTACATagaattttttatctttttttgcTAATATCTTCTGTGTAAATGGATTAATGCCTGCTTTGCAGCTTTGCAGTTTTGTTTGACGTTCTCATAGTGGATCCCCATGCCTTTGATTTAATAAATTCTTTCAgcctctctgtctctctctctcgcacCATCCCTTGTAATTCAGTGACTTCAGTTATTGATTTTATAATGGTCATTCTTTTACCCAGTTCATCGTCCTTTCACTGCATAGTTTAGGACATGTGCTAATGTGGcattatgaagaaaaaaaaaagatgccaAAACAGATGCTTAGTGTCATCCAAGAATCTATAGTATGTTTGAGTTGTGGAGtaagaaatagaaagagaaaaaacTATGACATTTGAGTGATTAtttactgttttttttttcctttctttttggcATCTTAAGCTTCTGTATACTCTTTACTCTTGAAATGTAGTCAAGCATTAAAATTGGGTAAACAAGAAGTTGGTTCCTCGTTGAATTTGATAAAGATTTGAGTTTTTAAGGCTTTGTTCACCTATGAATTTAAACATTAATTTAGCTGAACCTTGAAGTGCTGAATAATTTCAAAACACTTCTAATCAAATTGATTTCTCAAAATCCACGAGAATTTATATATGTCAAGCAACTTTTTGGAATGGTGCCTGGATTTGTTTGAATTGTGCCTTCTTATTATAAATACATTTGTTGGCCTATGATTGCGGGTTTGAAGTGGAATCCTGGGCCTTTTACACTGCCTGTCACCCTATGGGTGCTGGCCATGCCTGGAGTCGTTACTGCAAAGAGGGGGATGCTGAAGGCAGGTTTGGGATGGAGAAGGTTAAGGCTTCAGCTTTGCATGGTTTTAATATGACTTCCTCCCAGGATTGTTGGGATGTGATAAGGTGTACTTAATAAAGATACTTAATGAGAGTTCTACTTTAATGGGATTTTGGGCAAAAGCATTACCTCTACTTTCCTGACTTTGGTGTCTAAGAAGACTATTTATTAATGTTGCTGGCTTTTGGTTTATCAATCTAGTCAATGTGTATATAATATTAATGATAAGGTTTTTACGGATGGGCTGGTTTTGTTATAGAAGAAACTGTTTCTCAGGCTCAATGTGTTTTTTGTCGGGGATGGACAGCTTGTGGATGCCATCCTAGTATCTAATGAGGTTGTGGAGGATGTTTGGGTTGGAATTTTCTGGATATGGCCTTTAATAGGAAGGGTCTTGGTGAGAGATGGTGGGATTGGATGAGAGTTCTACTTTAATGGAATCTTGGCGAAGTATTAAATTTTCATCACTTTGGTGCCTAAGAAGAGTCGGTCTATTAAGGTTACTGATTTTTCATCTGTCAGTCTGGTTACTAGTATGTATAAGATTATCACTAAGGTTCTTGCAGATAGGGCTGAGATTTGTAATATAAGACACTATATTTCAGGCTCAATGTGcttttgttgggggggggggggttagacAGCTTGTGGATGCCATCTTAATAGCTAATGAGGATGCTCACACGAGAAAAGGGAAGGGGGCTgtgtttaaaatttgaaaaggCTCATAATTGGGTTAGTTTGAATTTCTGGATAAGGACTCTCATAGATGGGTAATGGGTTTTGGTGAGAGGTGGTGGGACTGGATGAGAGAGGGCTTGTCTAATGCCTCTTTTTTAGTCATTATTAATAAAGAACCTATTTTGTGATTTGGCGCTTCGAGTGGTGTTAGACAAGGGGATTTACTATCTCCTTCTTTGTTCCTGTGGTAGATATCTTGAGTAGATTGGTAAGCAGGGCTGTGAGGTGGCTGTGCTGTCTCATCTTCGGGATGGcactatttttttcttaaaagttcaTGCAGAATCTTTTCTGAATGTGCATAAATACAACTTTCTTGAGTGGGTTTCTGGTTTTAAATTAATCTTAGGTAGAGAAGAAGTGTCTAAGCATCTTCTTCACGTTCTTTAGGCAGTCTTATCATCTTGGTTCGTCTTTCTACTATCCCGCTTTATTTCTTATCTGGTTTTTCAGTAGGATTAACTAGGGGTGTTGAgagttgtgagattttctttgGTCTGGATTCAGGGGATTGAAGGATCCTAGTTGGGAGATTGATTGGTCTTAGAAGGAGGGGATTTTTAGGTCTTGATAAGTTGGTTTCTGTAAACATTGTTATAATATGTAAATAGCTTTGTTGGTTCCCCTTAAAGGAGGATTTCCTTTGGCACAaagttatt
This region of Malania oleifera isolate guangnan ecotype guangnan chromosome 10, ASM2987363v1, whole genome shotgun sequence genomic DNA includes:
- the LOC131165419 gene encoding kinesin-like protein KIN-UC isoform X4, which encodes MASSSTLRSSHRYSERQASSSSSSSSYSSSCSSRSVSFSGLQHPPARPKLPASRRSVPTNPRFQPDDCNSEPGRVRVAVRLRPRNAEDLLLDADFADCVELQPELKRLKLRKNSWSTESYKFDELFTESASQKRVYDAVAKPVVECVLNGYNGTVMAYGQTGTGKTYTVGSLGKDDASERGIMVRALEDIISSTSPAYDSVEISYLQLYMESLQDLLAPEKINIPIVEDSKNGEISLPGAAVVKVQDLDHSLQLLQVGEANRHAENTKLNTNSSRSHAILMVNVRRSFSERVDNEIVSQEKHIKRELYGGNGIHTVRKSKLLIVDLAGSERLDKSGSEGHLLEEAKFINLSLTSLGKCINALAENNAHIPTRDSKLTRLLRDSFGGSARTSLIITIGPSARHHAETTSTIMFGQRAMKIENMLKLKEEFDYESLCRKLENQLDQLTVEIERQQKLRETDKSDMEKKIRECQNSLAEAEKSLLRRSEHHQLENSKYQKVLMDTTQMYEKKVAELIKQLEDERARSMSAEEQLNVMKNLLSNHQDSTQKHQMEISAYQKALADTTQMYEKKIAELLKKQLEDVHAHSIGVEEKLNVSQKQEEINELTVKLRDKCQLYEDLLSEKETLKEEIHGVRQELLVEEKQRKTVENELVRIKKLLPQNDDEGEEKKLYLKENIGRESLALTRMILHKPNQAVETVSSQRATITQMCKEVGLQKILALLSSEDIDVQINAVKMVANLASEDINQEKIVEEGGLDALLRLLQSSQNATILRVASGAIANLAMNELNQGLIMNKGGARLLTNAASKTDDLQTLRMVAGAIANLCGNEKLHITLKEDGCIKALLGMVRSGNINIIAQVARGMANFAKCESRGIIQGHRKGRSLLFEEGLLEWLIANSNTTTSSTRRHIELALCHLAQNEDNAKDFISCGGVQGLARISVESTREDIRNLANKTLKLNSKFLAEMDGKQARR
- the LOC131165419 gene encoding kinesin-like protein KIN-UC isoform X5; translation: MAYGQTGTGKTYTVGSLGKDDASERGIMVRALEDIISSTSPAYDSVEISYLQLYMESLQDLLAPEKINIPIVEDSKNGEISLPGAAVVKVQDLDHSLQLLQVGEANRHAENTKLNTNSSRSHAILMVNVRRSFSERVDNEIVSQEKHIKRELYGGNGIHTVRKSKLLIVDLAGSERLDKSGSEGHLLEEAKFINLSLTSLGKCINALAENNAHIPTRDSKLTRLLRDSFGGSARTSLIITIGPSARHHAETTSTIMFGQRAMKIENMLKLKEEFDYESLCRKLENQLDQLTVEIERQQKLRETDKSDMEKKIRECQNSLAEAEKSLLRRSEHHQLENSKYQKVLMDTTQMYEKKVAELIKQLEDERARSMSAEEQLNVMKNLLSNHQDSTQQKHQMEISAYQKALADTTQMYEKKIAELLKKQLEDVHAHSIGVEEKLNVSQKQEEINELTVKLRDKCQLYEDLLSEKETLKEEIHGVRQELLVEEKQRKTVENELVRIKKLLPQNDDEGEQEKKLYLKENIGRESLALTRMILHKPNQAVETVSSQRATITQMCKEVGLQKILALLSSEDIDVQINAVKMVANLASEDINQEKIVEEGGLDALLRLLQSSQNATILRVASGAIANLAMNELNQGLIMNKGGARLLTNAASKTDDLQTLRMVAGAIANLCGNEKLHITLKEDGCIKALLGMVRSGNINIIAQVARGMANFAKCESRGIIQGHRKGRSLLFEEGLLEWLIANSNTTTSSTRRHIELALCHLAQNEDNAKDFISCGGVQGLARISVESTREDIRNLANKTLKLNSKFLAEMDGKQARR